The Armatimonadota bacterium genome includes a window with the following:
- a CDS encoding branched chain amino acid aminotransferase — MIDALSGVLVWLDGEWRPAGAGLVSPVDRCYLYGDGVFETFRSRSGHFFRLERHLERMRKGLELLGIEFVPEEEGIRAAAAGAFDLLGCRDVVFRLTVSRGTGWRGLRMEGSPQMTILATPCESSSRQPPLTACLTSITRDETSPLSTVKTCNYLASVLALLEAQRRGCREAVIVSRAGWVSECSSSNLFWVDGGELYTPSVRCGALPGVMRSAVLDAAVREGIPAIEGEFLPRALAEAEYAFVTSSVRGLHPLGEFEGKPFAPEDASGVAPRLLAAVECLIREESC, encoded by the coding sequence ATGATTGATGCGCTTTCGGGCGTGCTGGTCTGGCTGGACGGGGAGTGGCGCCCGGCAGGCGCCGGTCTGGTGTCGCCTGTGGACCGCTGCTACCTCTACGGGGACGGCGTATTCGAGACGTTCCGAAGCCGGTCCGGGCACTTCTTTCGGCTGGAGCGGCATTTGGAGCGGATGCGCAAGGGGTTGGAGCTTCTGGGCATCGAGTTCGTTCCCGAAGAGGAGGGCATCCGCGCCGCTGCAGCCGGGGCCTTCGATCTGCTCGGCTGCCGGGACGTGGTTTTCCGCCTGACCGTGTCGCGGGGGACGGGCTGGCGAGGCCTTCGGATGGAGGGCAGTCCGCAGATGACCATCCTTGCAACGCCATGCGAATCCTCGTCCCGGCAGCCGCCTCTGACGGCCTGTCTGACGTCCATTACGCGGGATGAGACCTCCCCTCTCTCAACCGTCAAGACGTGCAACTATCTTGCCTCCGTCCTGGCGCTTCTGGAGGCTCAGAGGCGGGGCTGTCGCGAAGCCGTGATCGTCTCCAGGGCCGGATGGGTCTCGGAATGCTCCTCCAGTAACCTCTTCTGGGTCGATGGTGGGGAGCTGTACACACCTTCGGTGCGGTGCGGGGCGTTGCCGGGAGTCATGCGTTCTGCGGTTCTGGATGCGGCCGTGCGGGAAGGTATCCCGGCCATCGAAGGGGAATTCCTCCCGCGGGCGCTCGCGGAGGCGGAGTATGCTTTTGTCACCAGCAGTGTCCGGGGTCTGCATCCGCTGGGAGAGTTTGAAGGAAAACCGTTTGCGCCGGAGGATGCGTCCGGTGTGGCGCCCCGTCTGCTGGCCGCTGTGGAGTGCCTTATCCGGGAAGAGTCCTGCTGA
- the trpE gene encoding anthranilate synthase component I produces the protein MSKSIHLQELDWVDPVRAFWAVRHREGVAFLDSALRGHTASRWTYLALEPAETLEVRRDATVSRRRGENSWQVDPDWRQALRRRLPAASPGAPRNIPPFAGGWIGWMGYELAPEFDRIPVRGEALPGTPLASFAFYDTLDAFDLMELRRWRVSFGDGGIDLPEMEVAGATPAPLPAPAGRVTDFLPPERFRQAVEEAKERIRAGEIYQVNLSRQFRLDPAPDPASTFVRLRENSPAPYAAFLSSSAGTLVSSSPELFLEYDPVARRAVSRPIKGTRPRGASHAEDVRLARELASSPKDRAENVMIVDLVRHDLGKVCQTGSVLVSEMCRTEIHPTVFHLVSTVEGILRPGLDALDALAALFPGGSITGAPKIRSCHVIRELEPVSRGPYTGAMGYFSVTGYCALAMAIRVVWFRGGTATFSAGGGIVADSDPEAELRETEAKAAAMKRALGISDD, from the coding sequence ATGAGCAAGTCCATCCATCTACAGGAGCTGGACTGGGTGGATCCGGTCCGGGCGTTCTGGGCCGTGCGTCATCGCGAAGGGGTGGCCTTCCTGGATTCCGCTTTGCGAGGTCACACCGCATCGCGCTGGACTTACCTGGCGCTGGAGCCCGCGGAGACGCTTGAAGTCCGCCGGGATGCAACGGTCTCGCGGCGCAGGGGTGAGAACTCGTGGCAGGTGGATCCGGATTGGCGCCAGGCGCTCAGACGGCGGCTGCCCGCTGCTTCTCCCGGCGCTCCGCGCAATATCCCTCCCTTCGCCGGCGGGTGGATCGGCTGGATGGGTTACGAACTGGCCCCGGAGTTCGACCGCATTCCGGTGCGCGGGGAAGCTCTGCCCGGAACGCCGCTGGCCTCCTTTGCCTTCTATGACACCCTGGATGCCTTTGACCTCATGGAGCTGCGTCGGTGGCGGGTGAGCTTCGGAGACGGCGGAATTGACCTGCCCGAGATGGAGGTTGCAGGTGCCACGCCTGCTCCTTTGCCCGCACCGGCCGGCCGGGTGACAGACTTCCTTCCCCCAGAGCGCTTCAGACAGGCTGTGGAAGAGGCAAAGGAGCGGATCCGCGCCGGAGAGATCTATCAGGTCAACCTGTCCCGTCAGTTCCGATTGGACCCGGCTCCGGATCCGGCCTCCACATTTGTACGCTTGCGGGAGAACTCTCCCGCGCCGTACGCGGCGTTTCTGTCTTCGTCCGCCGGAACCCTTGTCAGCAGCAGCCCGGAACTTTTTCTTGAATACGATCCCGTCGCCCGCAGGGCCGTCTCGCGCCCCATCAAGGGGACCCGGCCGCGCGGAGCTTCGCACGCGGAGGATGTGCGGCTAGCCCGGGAGCTGGCTTCCAGTCCAAAGGACCGGGCGGAGAATGTCATGATCGTGGATCTGGTGCGCCACGACTTAGGGAAGGTCTGCCAAACGGGCTCCGTGTTGGTGAGCGAAATGTGCCGGACGGAGATCCATCCCACGGTGTTTCACCTGGTATCCACGGTGGAGGGTATCCTGCGCCCCGGACTGGATGCCCTGGATGCGCTGGCTGCCCTGTTCCCGGGCGGTTCCATTACAGGGGCGCCCAAGATCCGCTCATGCCACGTGATCCGTGAGCTCGAGCCTGTCTCCCGCGGACCGTATACGGGGGCGATGGGTTATTTCTCGGTCACGGGTTACTGTGCGCTGGCCATGGCCATTCGGGTGGTCTGGTTCCGCGGCGGGACCGCCACCTTCAGCGCCGGAGGCGGTATCGTTGCAGACTCTGATCCAGAGGCGGAACTGCGGGAAACGGAGGCCAAGGCGGCCGCGATGAAACGGGCGCTGGGGATTTCCGATGATTGA
- a CDS encoding alanine racemase: MTAAVAEGSFRAVARVDLGSLRHNLREARRLAGAGVQIWPAVKADAYGHGLARVARALEEEGVEGFCVATVEEAAVLVSACPQIPRLVLGALLPDEIPALLETSSETVVCDLAFASDLSRAAASAGKVVDVHLKVDTGMGRLGVRPDQAVEKALALDALPGIRLRGIMTHYPCSDEEDLSFSREQTAHFSRVCDEVIGAIGRPLLRHAANSGAILGLPESRFDAVRPGIMLYGSYPGPGAAPRAQLRPVMTLAARVVLLKDVPAGFTVSYGRTWVAKRPSRIATVSIGYGDGLPRRLSNNGLALVRGMGAPIAGRVCMDMTMLDVTDIPGVRLGEEAVFWGVQGESVLRCDELAWRLGTIPYELTCQVTARVPRVHLQ, encoded by the coding sequence GTGACGGCGGCGGTGGCGGAAGGATCATTCAGGGCGGTGGCGAGGGTGGACCTTGGTTCACTGCGCCACAACCTGCGCGAAGCGCGCCGTCTTGCCGGGGCCGGGGTGCAGATCTGGCCCGCCGTGAAGGCCGACGCTTATGGCCACGGTCTCGCGAGGGTGGCGCGTGCGCTGGAGGAAGAGGGAGTGGAGGGTTTCTGTGTGGCCACGGTGGAGGAGGCCGCAGTGCTGGTTTCTGCCTGTCCACAAATCCCCCGTCTGGTGCTGGGTGCGCTGCTTCCGGATGAGATTCCCGCCCTGCTGGAGACCTCATCGGAGACCGTCGTCTGCGATCTTGCGTTCGCTTCGGATCTTTCCCGTGCGGCCGCTTCTGCCGGGAAGGTGGTGGATGTTCACCTGAAAGTGGATACGGGCATGGGGCGTCTGGGAGTGCGCCCGGATCAGGCGGTGGAGAAAGCCCTTGCTCTGGACGCCCTGCCGGGGATACGGCTCCGGGGCATCATGACCCACTATCCGTGCTCGGACGAGGAGGATCTCTCTTTCTCCCGCGAACAGACCGCGCACTTCTCCCGGGTCTGTGATGAGGTCATCGGGGCGATCGGGCGCCCGCTTCTCCGTCATGCCGCAAACAGCGGAGCCATCCTGGGCCTGCCGGAGAGCCGCTTCGATGCGGTCCGGCCCGGCATTATGCTTTACGGCAGCTATCCGGGGCCGGGAGCGGCGCCCAGGGCGCAACTCCGGCCGGTGATGACGCTGGCGGCGCGCGTTGTTCTTCTGAAAGACGTTCCTGCGGGCTTCACCGTCAGCTACGGCAGGACGTGGGTGGCCAAGCGGCCGTCGCGAATCGCCACCGTCAGCATTGGCTATGGGGACGGACTGCCCCGGCGCTTGTCCAATAACGGTCTCGCGCTGGTGCGGGGCATGGGGGCGCCAATCGCCGGGCGCGTGTGTATGGATATGACTATGCTGGATGTGACGGACATTCCCGGTGTCCGCTTAGGGGAGGAGGCCGTCTTCTGGGGCGTCCAGGGAGAGTCTGTGCTGAGGTGCGATGAACTGGCCTGGCGGCTGGGCACCATTCCGTACGAACTGACATGCCAGGTCACGGCGCGCGTCCCCCGGGTGCACCTGCAATGA
- a CDS encoding aminotransferase DegT → MAHLAVCGGEKTRREPFKSWPVFGEEERRAVLDVLESGQWGGVEQRIVPRFEEQFAAFQQCEYAVAVTNGTAALEIAIRALGISFGDEVLLPPYTFIASATAVVLNNAIPVFVDIHPDTFCLDPEKIEAAITPQTKAVMAVHIGGMPCDMDTILQVAQRHGLFVIEDCAQAHGAEWAGQRVGSIGHVGAFSFQSSKNMTAGEGGMIVTNDRDIFEKCWSIHNVGRIPGGRWYEHRNIGSNYRMTEWQAAVLLAQLPRVPAQMKRREENAAYLAEKLNQVPGVSCQVRPKPVTSHAWHLFIFKVDPKAFGDLPKSRIVEAIAAEGIPVSAGYVPLYREKLFTGIQPGSCPFACRHVKREIDYSSVSCPVCEDLCDNRLMWLHQSVLLGTKSDMDSIVEAVAKVQKYHGELVDR, encoded by the coding sequence ATGGCGCATCTGGCGGTTTGCGGGGGCGAGAAGACGAGGCGCGAGCCGTTCAAAAGCTGGCCGGTGTTCGGTGAGGAGGAGCGGCGCGCGGTTCTGGACGTTCTGGAAAGCGGACAGTGGGGCGGGGTGGAGCAGAGAATTGTTCCCCGCTTCGAGGAGCAGTTTGCGGCGTTTCAGCAATGCGAATATGCCGTCGCGGTGACGAACGGCACGGCAGCGCTGGAGATCGCCATCCGGGCGCTCGGCATCAGCTTCGGGGACGAGGTCCTTTTGCCTCCGTATACGTTCATCGCCTCGGCCACTGCCGTGGTCCTGAACAACGCCATCCCGGTGTTCGTGGACATCCACCCGGACACGTTCTGTCTGGATCCGGAAAAGATCGAGGCGGCCATCACTCCTCAGACGAAGGCTGTCATGGCCGTTCATATCGGGGGGATGCCCTGCGACATGGACACCATCCTCCAGGTGGCGCAGCGGCACGGTCTGTTCGTCATCGAGGACTGCGCTCAGGCGCACGGCGCGGAGTGGGCCGGCCAGAGGGTCGGATCCATCGGACACGTGGGAGCTTTCAGCTTTCAGTCCAGCAAAAACATGACGGCCGGGGAAGGTGGGATGATCGTCACCAACGACCGGGACATTTTTGAGAAATGCTGGTCCATCCACAATGTCGGCCGCATCCCGGGAGGGCGGTGGTATGAGCACCGGAACATCGGGTCCAACTACAGGATGACCGAGTGGCAGGCGGCGGTGCTCCTGGCCCAGCTCCCGCGCGTGCCAGCTCAGATGAAGCGCCGGGAGGAGAACGCGGCCTATCTTGCCGAGAAGCTGAATCAGGTGCCGGGAGTGTCATGTCAGGTGCGGCCGAAGCCTGTCACCTCTCACGCGTGGCATCTGTTCATCTTCAAGGTGGATCCTAAGGCGTTCGGTGACCTGCCCAAATCCCGGATTGTGGAGGCCATCGCGGCGGAGGGTATTCCGGTGTCCGCCGGATACGTTCCGCTGTATCGGGAGAAACTGTTCACAGGCATCCAGCCGGGCTCCTGCCCGTTCGCCTGCCGTCACGTAAAGCGCGAAATAGACTACTCCTCTGTCAGCTGTCCGGTCTGCGAGGATCTGTGCGATAACCGTCTGATGTGGCTGCATCAATCGGTGCTGTTGGGAACGAAATCGGATATGGACAGCATCGTGGAGGCGGTGGCGAAGGTGCAGAAGTATCACGGAGAGCTGGTGGATCGGTGA
- the aroG-2 gene encoding 3-deoxy-7-phosphoheptulonate synthase, whose translation MIIIMNPAARPESIKAVEDAIRSLGLRPFLNPGVERKVIAVLGEMGLRKADLVERFSIMPDVDRVELISELWKLASRTYHPEDSVIDVCGVKIGGPEVVVMAGPCSVESEEQTIGIARAVKAAGAKMLRGGAFKPRTSPYSFQGLGEEGLKILARAREETGLPIVTEVMDPHEVDLVEQYADVLQIGARNMQNYSLLKRVGSSGRAVLLKRGMGSKVKDLLMSAEYILSEGNHSVILCERGITTFEDSTRNTTDINAIPVLKNWTHLPVVLDPSHSTGDWKLVPSIARAGVASGADGLMIEVHNDPQHALSDGMQSLHPDRFAELMESLRAVASAVGRSI comes from the coding sequence TTGATCATCATAATGAACCCGGCCGCCAGGCCGGAGAGCATCAAGGCCGTCGAGGATGCCATACGATCCCTGGGGCTGCGGCCGTTTCTGAACCCGGGTGTCGAGCGCAAGGTCATCGCGGTGCTGGGCGAGATGGGCTTGCGGAAGGCCGACCTGGTGGAGCGCTTCTCCATCATGCCGGACGTGGACCGGGTGGAGCTGATCTCGGAGCTCTGGAAGCTTGCGTCCCGCACCTATCATCCGGAAGATTCGGTCATTGACGTGTGCGGGGTGAAGATTGGCGGCCCGGAGGTGGTGGTGATGGCCGGGCCGTGCAGCGTGGAGAGCGAGGAACAGACCATCGGGATTGCTCGCGCGGTCAAGGCGGCCGGGGCGAAGATGCTTCGGGGCGGGGCGTTCAAGCCCCGCACTTCCCCGTACAGTTTTCAGGGGCTGGGCGAGGAGGGGCTCAAGATCCTTGCGCGGGCCCGGGAGGAGACCGGTCTTCCCATCGTCACCGAGGTGATGGACCCGCACGAGGTGGATCTTGTGGAACAGTACGCCGACGTGCTGCAGATCGGTGCCCGCAATATGCAGAACTACTCGCTTCTAAAGCGGGTGGGCAGCTCCGGCAGGGCCGTGCTGTTGAAGCGGGGAATGGGCTCGAAGGTGAAGGACCTTCTGATGTCGGCTGAGTATATCCTCAGCGAAGGGAACCATTCCGTCATCCTGTGCGAGCGCGGCATCACGACGTTCGAGGATTCCACAAGGAACACCACGGATATCAACGCCATCCCGGTGCTGAAGAACTGGACCCATCTGCCTGTGGTGCTGGATCCCAGTCATTCCACCGGGGACTGGAAGCTGGTGCCGTCCATTGCCCGGGCAGGAGTGGCTAGCGGGGCGGACGGGTTGATGATTGAGGTCCACAACGACCCGCAGCATGCACTTAGCGACGGAATGCAATCCCTGCATCCGGACCGCTTCGCGGAGCTGATGGAGTCTCTGCGGGCCGTGGCGTCGGCGGTGGGCAGGAGCATCTAA